The proteins below are encoded in one region of Deltaproteobacteria bacterium:
- a CDS encoding DUF58 domain-containing protein, whose product MSLLDPVAVSKLETMLVRARVIVEGALSGLHRARLHGSSVEFSEHKEYAPGDEVRHIDWKAYGKLDRYYVKQFEQESELTAHLVLDATGSMAYRGDGLSKVAYASHLLAALAYLLIRQRDRVGLTVFGAGDLRYVPPRARTSHLHDLLGVLDEVTAAGASGADPIGPVLERVAELTRRRRGLVVVASDLFDRRGDALAMLRRLRARGHDVAVFQTLDPHELSLPFSGLTIFEDLESGAELLAEPDAIRTRYRRELNRFVAGVRRECVTGGVEHHLVSTAQPLERSLLDFLMPRVRAAAGGTA is encoded by the coding sequence ATGTCGCTGCTCGATCCCGTCGCCGTCTCGAAGCTCGAGACCATGCTGGTACGCGCGCGCGTGATCGTCGAAGGTGCGCTGTCGGGCCTGCACCGGGCTCGCCTGCACGGATCGTCCGTCGAGTTTTCCGAGCACAAGGAGTACGCGCCGGGCGACGAGGTGCGGCACATCGACTGGAAAGCCTACGGCAAGCTGGACCGCTACTACGTCAAGCAGTTCGAGCAAGAGTCCGAACTCACCGCACATCTGGTGCTCGACGCGACCGGGTCGATGGCCTACCGCGGCGACGGGCTGTCCAAGGTCGCCTACGCCAGCCACCTGTTGGCCGCACTCGCCTACCTGCTCATCCGCCAGCGCGACCGCGTCGGCCTGACCGTATTCGGCGCCGGCGACCTGCGCTACGTGCCCCCGCGAGCGCGCACGTCCCACCTGCACGACCTGCTCGGCGTGCTCGACGAGGTGACCGCAGCCGGCGCCAGTGGCGCCGACCCGATCGGCCCGGTGCTCGAGCGGGTCGCCGAGCTGACCCGCCGCCGGCGCGGGCTCGTCGTCGTCGCGTCCGACCTGTTCGATCGCCGCGGCGACGCGCTGGCGATGCTGCGCCGGCTGCGCGCCCGCGGCCACGACGTCGCCGTGTTTCAGACCCTCGATCCGCACGAGCTGTCGCTGCCGTTTTCGGGCCTCACGATCTTCGAGGATCTCGAGAGCGGAGCCGAGCTGCTGGCCGAACCCGACGCGATCCGCACGCGCTATCGCCGCGAACTCAACCGTTTCGTCGCCGGCGTGCGCCGCGAGTGCGTCACCGGCGGCGTCGAGCACCACCTCGTGTCGACGGCGCAACCGCTCGAGCGATCGCTCCTCGACTTTCTCATGCCGCGCGTGCGCGCGGCCGCCGGGGGCACCGCGTGA
- a CDS encoding MoxR family ATPase codes for MDSTRSSITAVESPRETSDLEAVQDIARARADIAREIEKRIVGQRQVVDHLLTAMFARGHCLFVGVPGLAKTLLIQTLAETLNLTFNRIQFTPDLMPSDITGTDVLEEDHSTGRRVFRFIRGPIFAHIVLADEINRTPPKTQAALLQSMQEYRVTAGGRTYDLERPFWVFATQNPIEQEGTYPLPEAQLDRFMFQVDVDYPSEDEEEEIVRQQTSSYRAPIQRVLSPDRIIELQDLVLRVPVADHCVKLAVALARATRPANPAAPEFVREYVSWGAGPRASQYLVLGAKARAILDGRFAVADEDITALARPTLQHRLILNYKAEAEGVSAADLVDRLVAAVAGGGR; via the coding sequence GAGGCCGTGCAGGACATCGCGCGCGCGCGCGCCGACATCGCGCGCGAGATCGAAAAGCGCATCGTCGGCCAGCGCCAGGTGGTCGACCACCTCCTGACCGCGATGTTCGCGCGCGGTCACTGCCTGTTCGTCGGCGTCCCCGGCCTCGCAAAGACGCTGCTCATCCAGACGCTGGCCGAAACGCTGAACCTGACCTTCAACCGCATTCAGTTCACGCCCGACCTGATGCCGTCGGACATCACCGGAACGGACGTCCTCGAAGAGGACCACTCCACCGGCAGGCGGGTGTTTCGGTTCATCCGCGGCCCGATCTTCGCCCACATCGTGCTGGCCGACGAGATCAACCGCACGCCGCCGAAGACCCAGGCGGCGCTGCTGCAGTCGATGCAGGAGTACCGCGTCACCGCGGGCGGCCGCACCTACGACCTCGAGCGGCCGTTTTGGGTGTTCGCCACGCAAAACCCGATCGAACAAGAGGGCACCTATCCCCTGCCGGAGGCGCAGCTCGATCGCTTCATGTTCCAGGTCGACGTCGACTATCCGAGCGAGGACGAGGAAGAGGAGATCGTCCGCCAGCAGACGTCGAGCTACCGGGCGCCCATCCAGCGGGTGCTGTCGCCCGACCGCATCATCGAACTGCAAGACCTGGTACTGCGGGTGCCGGTAGCGGACCATTGCGTCAAGCTCGCGGTCGCGCTGGCGCGCGCCACCCGTCCGGCAAACCCCGCCGCCCCCGAGTTCGTGCGCGAGTACGTGTCCTGGGGCGCCGGTCCGCGCGCGTCGCAGTACCTCGTCCTCGGGGCGAAGGCGCGCGCGATCCTCGACGGCCGGTTCGCCGTCGCCGACGAGGACATCACTGCCCTCGCCCGACCGACCCTACAGCACCGGCTCATCCTGAACTACAAAGCAGAGGCCGAAGGGGTCAGCGCCGCCGACCTCGTCGACCGACTCGTCGCCGCAGTCGCCGGCGGCGGCCGCTAG